Part of the Calliopsis andreniformis isolate RMS-2024a chromosome 12, iyCalAndr_principal, whole genome shotgun sequence genome, aaaaaattggaactgaccttgatatctctaaaaaaCATGACAAAACAAACAAAAATTCTTTTGATATTGTATGAACTCCATTGAACCATTCAACTTTCTCTATGACACATTtgacatattttaaaaaacaaggaagatatttgaggtgcaaacgttaggtgactcaccctgtatgctCTAAGATTCAAACTGACTCCTGGAATCTGTATTACTTCAGTTAAAAACTTGAAATTGTATTATTGTTTTACCGTGATCAACACTGATGAAGGCTTAATATAAGTACGATGTCTTCATTCGATATTTGCTTGAATTCTACGAAACAAAAGTAATAATTGTAGCAATAGCAACGATTTGCGCCTTACATATTGTTGACATCAGCGGCACAAATTTTTCTACTCCAATTGTTAACAGTTAGATAGTGAGATATATACGTATCATAGCGCTAAAATGTTAGTAAACCTTCCGAAAATCAACTCTTCGACAGTCGCCAATAAAGTGACGACCCTTTTCTTATAGTATTTTTAATATGTAGAACGAAGAAGGTGGTTGTTGGGTAACGGAAGAAGATAGTTAAATAATCGTGGATGTCGTGTTTCATATTCACACACTTGCAAGTGACATTTCTCGTATCAATCAAACAAAACCAAGAGTAATAAAATTACATAAATATTATCAAACTTccataattattaaaaatgttttaaaaatatatatcgATAAGTATtgcataattttattttatttcttcatataatatatatatgatatatcatAGTTAGTTATATGTTTAATGCTTACATAAGTCCCTACCTTCATTATTTGCGTGTCTATTGTATTGTTAAATCCAAGATAAGTCTGGTTCATATTGCATCTACATGTACTACGAATTATTACTTTTGTTTTAAAATGATTATGAGATAAAACAATAAGGAACTTCCTTTTTCAACGTTTAATTCACTGTCTtataataaaaaagttttttttCAAATCATTTGAATACTATTCAATGTTTCTTTTTTTGTCAAAATTTTCAATTGATTAtcgataattaattaattaattaattatagttCCTGTTACTTTCTGCCATCTTGAAACATTTTAAAGTTATTGGGTAATGTAGAATAATAATTAAACGATACTGAAAGAAAATGTTTCATTCAAAAAGTAATAAATTAAGACAGAAAAGCAAATTCagagaatttattttgtattataattattaacaaagaaCAATGTTATCCACATTTCAAGCTTGGAGTTAATTAAAAGTTTTATAGTtctgatttaaaaaattattgagAACTTTGAGaaaattgttattttttatttattaatttctccAAATTATAAATTCTTTTGCATAAAAAACTGATTCAATCTGGGTGAATTTAACAGAAATTTTATTAAAGCTTAACTTTCAATCAGAAAAACACGAAACCTTCGCACTAAAATTAAATAAGTAcgaaataatgaataatttttgATGAATTATTTGTACTAATAGCGCCAAGTAATAcgtagaaatattaatatttaaaaaattccaaaaGAGAAATTAAATATACTCGGGCATTGTTGTGTTGTGTACGGTATGACTGATTCATTTTTTCGTATTATTCCTCTTCATTTCTCACGATCTCTAATTGATAAGTGACAAAACATCACGCAACTGCTGCAAAGTAAATGAATAATGTTTTATTGAATTGCTATTGTTCAATGTTTATTTCTGTAAAATTTACTGTAACACATACTAGCTCAGTGGAGGGTTTAAATACGAGTTATATGCTAGCGGAAGTACAGTAATTTTTTAAATCGTTACCGAGTAGCTGTTGTTTAATACGTTGCAATGTGCTCTTCaaatatgaaattattattattgcttgtGTTATCTATCGCTATAGGAGTACATGCTGAGGTAACTTAGAAAATTTATTATATGTTTCTGAACATTTATTTCTAATCTTCTAAAAATATTTCACTTGTACATTTTTTTAATGCTTTTCAATGCTAAATTTTCTTTTGTTATCTTGTCAGGGTAAAAGAAAAGGCACAGTGACTAATGTCAAAGCAGAAGTTACAAGCGGTGGTCCGGTTGATTCACTGAACCCTGAAATTAAAGATAATTTTATTAACGCAGTTATTAATATGAATAAAGATTGTGGAAAACCAGTCAAGGTACCActactttaaattattttttctactttatgaaaatatttaataaaaaattaataatagaaataattagaTATAAAAATCAATCCTAATGACCACTAGGTCACTAAGTTCTAGGTTGGTAAGTATGCATGTTTAAACATTACGCTAAATGTTTAAACATTTAGCAATCCTTGCAATTACAAATTAATTGGTAACAAGGGGCCCATACATAATCAATAATATTGAAAACAACATTGTTAATTCAGTTTGCCAACAATTTTTTCAAACAGATTCAATTGTTTTGAAACCACACGTGATCAATATTACTGCAAAAAGACGGTCGTCTGAAATTGGccttataattataaaattttgaaaaatattattttgttcTTTAAAACGTCGTATAAAACCTAAGCAATGGATAAAGTAATGTGTTAGAAGTCGGGAGTAATATTCACatgtaaatttattaaaagacaTTGCTTGAAATGATGAAAccatttttattctaattattatagaatgaacTGTAATACATTTCAACAATTTCTAAAAATGATAGAATGTTTTTAAGGAAGATAAGATACGAATATGTGTCCCTCTCTATTGAGGAAAAAGTAGGTGGTTATCAATATTGCCAGCtgccgggacaaaatgtcttctagTGACGTCATGGATGTCTTCAAGAGTGGGCGCAATATTTGATTACATTGCCTGCAGTACCCCCACTCTTCTATTCTATGACATCACTGGAAAACGTTTTGTCCCGGTAGCTGGCAATACTAGCAGTCACTCTGCGGCATTTTGCCAAAAATAGAGTTTTTGAGAATTTCTAATTTTTGTCACTCGTGTTGTCGTTTGGTTGACAAAATatcaatatgcagtcctcatTCCGTCATCACTACGCACACTATCAGTATTTGTTAATATCAAGCAGTATCGATTTTGAAAAGTAATACTTTTTATTGACAATATCATTGATTGTGTACGAGCCCCTTTAAAGCACAAgtttaaactttaaaaatatattatagcCTATAACTGAAGAATTAGATAAATAACTTTTATatcaattcaaaaatttgattgCCTTGTAGGTAAAAATGACGATTAGACAAGATGGCAAACCTGATGTCGTAAAAGAGAATGATATAGAAAACGTTTCAGAGTTTTTAGCAAAGTTCTGTACTGTTGACTGTCCAGAAACTCCtgatggatgttctattggtcaAGTAAAGATCCATTCATTTGTGTAAAAATGTATTTGCAAAAATATTGCAATtattgtatacatatattttgttCTAGGGTGAATGCACGCTTCAAAACTGTGATCCAGTAACTGGCTTCGAATCTATGGGGGAAGGGACATATGAAACTGAGATAGAAGCATGTACACCAGATGGTGAAGTGGCTGTAAGATGTATATTAGGAGTAAAGGTTGAATGATGTGTATCCATTTACAATTTATATATGTTTATCATAAATATGCTCTAATATTCATTCTTATAAGTAGTTTATAGTATCTAAAAAATTGCTTGTtgttattaaattttcaatctttaaaattaaaaatattgacaCATACTTATGTTTGTTATTTATTACTCccaattaaataatatattgcCAAGTTAATTCTTATCCAATATTGGGCATGTTTCAAACAGTTCactaaactgttgtgtttttgaaAAAGAAAGATAATAACAAAGTAAAAAGTGAATATATAGAAAGAGAATGCTAAATCGACTTATGTTTCCAAAACTGGTGTGATCCAATGTATTTCTTTTCTTCGATAAGCCTTTTAGAAATACTGATTGTGAATTCATCTGTCCTGAATTGTCAAGTATTTTCTACTGTGCAATAATAAGAAATGCTAACATCAAATTTATGTAAAAAGCAACACATTCATTATCAGTATTTTATAAGTATTTGTTACAACCATActatatttaattatataaaaattcttACTTTTGCATTAATAACTTTTTTCATTTTAACTGTGTTCAATGGGCTTGTACTTCCTACAATAAAAAGAATCCTATTACATTAGGAAGTCTATATAACACTCTTTGAAATTTAAGAATgctaaataattaaaacaacatcaataataatacaaaagcTTACTTAATGTAAAACAATTTAATTTCACATTATTTCTTGGTAGTattgattttttaaattttgcagGTGTGTAGTGTGTCTGTTTCATATTTTTGATACCAGTCTCTATTGGTTTATTTAGATTGTactattattttcaaaaaataattatattttaaaatatttattatttaattatacttttcaaattattcttactttatttttaactttttttatCTCTGTTGGATTTTCAATAAATCCTGAAATCATAAATACGAGAAAatggaaaattattttatatttcaaaaataagATAATTCCTTAAACTTAAGAATTATTAACAAACCTTTTAATGGGCAATGCagctttttagtgtattttttgTTGATTGGTGTTGTGTTTGCAATACTAATATCCTTAAAGTTATGAATTCAATAAGTTAATAAATTCAAAGAATATGtgattacttttttttttataaataaagttTACCAAATATTGTGGTGTCCAAATATGATCCTTATCAACCCATGATTGAACCTTAGAATTTGCTTAAACAATTATAAAGAACATTTTGCAACAGTTTATAACAGTTTGTAAATATTTGCAACTCAGTTttacttattaatattttaataatatttccaAAATACTATTTTGATACATTTTTAGTTTTGGCACAATAGATTACAAATAAATGCACTAGACAAATTTTTAACTTGTATAGACTTTGTTAAAGCATGCAGtcaagaaattaaaattaataaattcacaattaaaaagaaatacaGTTTCATTGATTTGCGAAGAATTAAACACTTTAAGTAGGATTTATTTGTACATACTTGcaaaaatataaataccacaattaTATATCTTTAATTGtacaacataatataaatatatttatttcctGTGTTTTATTTATCATTGTTTAATAAATAGGTATTCTTTAGTTGTCTAACTAAGGATTGTGAAAAAACAAGGTTACAATAAAAAGAACAATTACAGGTTACGTTAAAATTGA contains:
- the LOC143185810 gene encoding uncharacterized protein LOC143185810, with the translated sequence MCSSNMKLLLLLVLSIAIGVHAEGKRKGTVTNVKAEVTSGGPVDSLNPEIKDNFINAVINMNKDCGKPVKVKMTIRQDGKPDVVKENDIENVSEFLAKFCTVDCPETPDGCSIGQGECTLQNCDPVTGFESMGEGTYETEIEACTPDGEVAVRCILGVKVE
- the LOC143185811 gene encoding uncharacterized protein LOC143185811 isoform X1; the encoded protein is MDHKIQNIQRNTRTFLKNEIYKLRDDFAITNSKVQSWVDKDHIWTPQYLDISIANTTPINKKYTKKLHCPLKGFIENPTEIKKVKNKYNLNKPIETGIKNMKQTHYTPAKFKKSILPRNNVKLNCFTLRSTSPLNTVKMKKVINAKGSVNQPDHRL
- the LOC143185811 gene encoding uncharacterized protein LOC143185811 isoform X2 gives rise to the protein MDHKIQNIQRNTRTFLKNEIYKLRDDFAITNSKVQSWVDKDHIWTPQYLDISIANTTPINKKYTKKLHCPLKGFIENPTEIKKVKNKYNLNKPIETGIKNMKQTHYTPAKFKKSILPRNNVKLNCFTLRSTSPLNTVKMKKVINAK